The Euphorbia lathyris chromosome 2, ddEupLath1.1, whole genome shotgun sequence genome includes a window with the following:
- the LOC136220656 gene encoding uncharacterized protein, with product MLHCQHHYYHTLSPQNLPLYLNPRTPCVRFTSFCEPTSLFSLSAVPPPNSHLWLSELPDLPSITPPDDGGPEQLPFFSSPSIFATTNDPSPLQVTTSVLLTGAIGVFLFRSLRRRARRAKELKFRSSGAKKTLKEEALETLKAIGSAPIETEKKSPSPVQAFLGGISAAVIALILYKFTLTIEASLNRQTISDNFSVRQITITIRTIINGICYLATFVFGLNSVGLFLYSGQLALNSFMEDSTDAESEGKGNEQSDLQNSVSENPADSSQRDQSTDDSQ from the exons ATGTTGCATTGCCAGCATCACTACTACCACACTCTTTCTCCTCAAAATTTGCCTCTTTATCTGAATCCTCGAACCCCTTGTGTTCGTTTCACTTCTTTCTGCGAACCCActtctcttttctctctctcagcGGTTCCTCCACCCAATTCTCACTTATGGCTATCCGAGCTCCCCGACCTCCCATCCATTACTCCACCTGATGATGGTGGTCCTGAACAGCTCCCATTCTTCTCCTCTCCTTCCATTTTTGCTACTACAAATGACCCTTCTCCTCTCCAAGTCACCACCAGCGTTCTCCTCACTGGAGCTATTGGTGTCTTCCTCTTTCGCTCTCTTCGTCGTCGAGCTAGGCGTGCCAAAGAACTC AAATTTAGGTCATCAGGGGCAAAGAAAACATTGAAAGAGGAAGCATTAGAGACTTTGAAAGCAATAGGATCAGCTCCAATTGAAACTGAGAAGAAGTCTCCTTCCCCAGTTCAGGCATTTTTAGGTGGAATATCAGCTGCGGTGATTGCACTTATACTCTATAAGTTCACACTTACTATTGAAGCATCCCTGAACCGCCAGACGATATCTGATAATTTCTCG GTTCGTCAAATAACAATAACCATTAG GACAATTATAAATGGGATATGCTACCTGGCGACATTCGTTTTTGGCCTGAATTCTGTTGGTCTGTTTCTCTATTCTGGCCAGCTTGCCTTGAACTCTTTCATGGAAGATTCTACTGATGCAGAAAGTGAAGGTAAAGGCAATGAGCAGTCTGATTTGCAGAATTCAGTTTCGGAGAACCCTGCAGATAGCAGCCAGCGAGATCAAAGTACAGATGATTCACAGTAG
- the LOC136218824 gene encoding uncharacterized protein, which translates to MDTDRPHRSNSSCSSTTNSTSELFICFTSRLSSSSMKISSKSILSPGRSRESSQISLSTSLSRRLRTNGSMRGGQASPMFPTNGKKRGSFENPEPSSPKVTCIGQVRVKTKKQGKKMRSRSQRRSAGEVSFRRVEQAKSCNLEDDFTHPHLENQFLNHSNPHPQQQQQHECLPPRNQKWVHLPVTICEALRGFGAEFNCFLPCRSSCTASEKDKVDKAASNGSSSSCGAVFGRWLVAVQEGDGKGREIELVVDEEEEEQESTEERRRSYRRHVFEEIDFKDEKYEHVQEEEEEAKVGMCIPPKNALLLMRCRSDPVKMAALANKFWEPPLLNDEDDQDKVVEKSTNVGEVVVEEEEIQVEEEEMECISKEKWIPCDTVEECQIQEAQVIPETEDSHERNADIEETQNEDLEIEENAIEEEINLTDSSANLQLQLDSLEPVSEENGVTEQELEGHESKSEAAEEEELAMEESEEHIEATENNCGEKNEEEQETLTFTHERSESEENLKPEDGQEGIKSKERENQPLLPDCLLLMMCEPKLSMEVSKETWVCSTDFIRWLPEPSRPVKKKGAGDHEPKKRNSIDISLPSVHSNKLQQPPRSSCSYPAKPPARAAGAESISTAVEQKLVGSKACEPFMLKRCKSEPMRSAAKLAPENCFWKNRKLEPHRPGVGAAGVGC; encoded by the coding sequence atggaCACTGATAGGCCTCATCGCAGCAATAGCAGCTGTAGCTCCACCACCAATAGCACTAGTGAGCTCTTTATTTGCTTCACTTCTcgtctctcctcttcttccatGAAGATTTCTTCCAAATCTATTCTTAGCCCCGGCCGATCTAGAGAATCTTCTCAAATCTCTCTTTCTACTTCCCTTAGTCGCCGATTGAGAACCAATGGCAGCATGAGAGGCGGTCAAGCTTCCCCTATGTTCCCTACTAATGGCAAAAAACGTGGTTCTTTTGAGAATCCTGAACCTTCTTCTCCTAAAGTTACCTGCATCGGTCAAGTTAGGGTTAAGACCAAGAAACAGGGCAAGAAAATGAGGTCCAGATCTCAGCGGAGATCAGCAGGGGAAGTCAGTTTTAGAAGAGTTGAACAAGCCAAAAGCTGTAATCTTGAAGATGATTTCACTCATCCTCATCTTGAAAATCAGTTTCTAAATCATTCTAATCCTCATcctcagcagcagcagcagcatgAGTGTTTGCCTCCCAGGAATCAGAAATGGGTGCATTTGCCTGTGACAATATGTGAAGCTTTGAGGGGTTTTGGGGCTGAATTTAATTGCTTTTTGCCTTGCCGGTCGTCTTGTACGGCGAGCGAGAAAGACAAGGTAGACAAGGCGGCGAGTAATGGAAGTAGTAGCTCATGTGGTGCGGTGTTTGGGCGGTGGCTAGTGGCGGTGCAAGAGGGAGATGGAAAGGGAAGAGAGATAGAGTTAGtggttgatgaagaagaagaggaacaaGAGAGTACAGAAGAGAGAAGGAGAAGCTACAGGAGGCATGTTTTTGAAGAGATTGATTTCAAGGATGAGAAATATGAACAtgtccaagaagaagaagaggaagccaAAGTCGGTATGTGTATCCCACCAAAGAATGCTTTGTTATTGATGAGATGCAGATCTGACCCTGTCAAAATGGCTGCTCTTGCTAACAAATTCTGGGAACCACCTCTTCTTAATGATGAAGATGACCAAGACAAAGTAGTTGAAAAGAGTACTAATGTTGGAGAAGTAgtagtagaagaagaagaaattcaagttgaggaagaagaaatggAGTGTATCAGTAAGGAAAAGTGGATTCCTTGTGATACTGTTGAAGAGTGTCAAATTCAAGAAGCTCAAGTTATTCCAGAGACTGAAGATAGCCATGAAAGAAACGCCGACATTGAAGAAACTCAAAATGAAGATCTAGAAATTGAAGAGAATGCAATCGAAGAAGAAATCAATTTGACTGATAGTTCAGCGAATTTACAGTTACAATTAGATTCCTTGGAACCAGTTTCAGAAGAAAATGGAGTAACAGAGCAGGAATTGGAAGGCCATGAATCCAAATCAGAagcagcagaagaagaagaattagcAATGGAAGAATCAGAGGAGCATATAGAGGCAACAGAGAATAACTGCGGCgagaagaacgaagaagaacaaGAGACATTGACATTTACCCATGAAAGATCCGAATCCGAAGAAAACCTAAAACCCGAAGACGGTCAAGAAGGAATCAAGtcaaaagagagagaaaatcagCCATTGTTACCAGATTGCTTACTGTTAATGATGTGCGAGCCCAAGCTATCAATGGAGGTCTCCAAGGAGACATGGGTTTGCAGCACGGATTTCATCAGATGGCTGCCGGAGCCTTCAAGGCCGGTCAAGAAAAAGGGCGCTGGAGATCACGAGCCCAAGAAAAGGAATAGCATCGACATTAGTCTTCCGTCGGTGCATAGTAATAAGTTGCAGCAGCCACCAAGGTCTTCATGTTCATATCCGGCGAAGCCGCCGGCTCGAGCTGCCGGTGCTGAATCTATATCTACAGCAGTAGAGCAGAAACTGGTTGGAAGCAAGGCTTGCGAGCCGTTCATGCTTAAGCGTTGTAAATCGGAGCCAATGAGATCGGCAGCTAAGCTTGCGCCGGAGAATTgtttttggaagaacaggaagCTGGAGCCGCATCGTCCGGGAGTGGGGGCGGCTGGGGTTGGGTGTTAG